In Bremerella alba, one DNA window encodes the following:
- a CDS encoding nucleotide pyrophosphohydrolase, with the protein MTQTEHPLTLRQAQDDVDQWIQTIGVRYFSELTNLAQLMEEVGEVARILSRTYGEQSFKPSDEQGELSDELADVLFVVICLANQTGVDLTEALRRNLEKKTKRDATRHQENEKLK; encoded by the coding sequence GTGACACAGACGGAACATCCTCTTACCCTTCGCCAGGCTCAGGACGACGTCGATCAATGGATTCAGACGATTGGCGTGCGGTACTTCTCGGAGCTCACTAACTTAGCCCAGTTGATGGAAGAAGTCGGCGAGGTGGCCCGCATTCTTTCGAGAACCTATGGCGAGCAAAGCTTCAAACCGTCGGACGAGCAAGGCGAACTCTCCGATGAACTTGCCGACGTGCTGTTTGTGGTGATTTGCTTGGCCAATCAAACAGGTGTCGACCTAACCGAAGCACTTCGTCGTAACCTGGAAAAAAAGACCAAACGCGACGCAACAAGACACCAGGAAAACGAGAAACTCAAGTGA
- a CDS encoding DUF4272 domain-containing protein gives MMEPETIRKQSLSKAKKLGYPINPELPLLGDIALRRTPEQLLDRMLCLYTCVACSYGFPKQLGWTWLAQEGLLEKVTPEESLYLRNKDESPVEKFQPHVETIWAMTWVGQIQNSLEFDQTCTNDMVRLFPNLKASASSEAFRSKCHMRSLEEIASKLDLAYCLHWAITHETENQLELPKKPMRLLPYIIINRRHAMEWLFCDEPWDAVPMDID, from the coding sequence ATGATGGAACCTGAGACAATCCGCAAGCAAAGCCTATCCAAAGCAAAAAAACTGGGCTATCCGATCAACCCCGAGTTGCCGCTGCTGGGTGATATTGCCCTACGTCGAACGCCTGAGCAGCTGCTCGACCGGATGCTTTGCTTGTATACCTGCGTGGCATGTTCCTATGGATTTCCAAAGCAGTTGGGATGGACGTGGCTGGCTCAAGAAGGACTGCTCGAGAAGGTCACGCCTGAGGAATCGCTCTATTTGAGGAACAAGGATGAAAGTCCCGTCGAGAAATTTCAGCCCCATGTCGAGACCATTTGGGCGATGACCTGGGTCGGGCAAATTCAGAACTCCTTAGAGTTCGATCAAACGTGCACGAACGATATGGTGAGATTGTTTCCCAATTTGAAAGCTTCGGCATCGAGTGAAGCGTTTCGCAGTAAATGCCACATGCGATCGCTGGAAGAAATCGCCTCGAAACTCGACCTGGCGTATTGTCTTCACTGGGCCATTACGCACGAAACCGAAAACCAACTCGAGTTGCCCAAGAAGCCAATGCGATTGCTTCCGTATATCATCATCAACCGGAGACACGCGATGGAGTGGCTTTTCTGTGACGAGCCATGGGACGCTGTGCCTATGGACATCGATTAG
- the hemB gene encoding porphobilinogen synthase gives MAATGSLGDYPHYRPRRNRQTEWSRRLVRENHLTVDDLIWPIFVQPGKATRTPIGSLPGVDRVTIDLAVEEAQRAAELGIPVIALFPATPSELKTPQCQEAINPDNLVCQTVRAIKEQALNLGILCDVALDPYSSHGQDGLVKDGYVVNDETIEMLCQQSIVQAQAGCDIIAPSDMMDGRIGAIRKALDHDGYQHVQIMSYAAKYASAFYGPFRDAVGSSGSLGTGDKKTYQMDPANTDEALREVALDLKEGADMIMVKPGMPYLDIVQRVKETFRQPTYVYQVSGEYAMLHAAAGNGWLDLDKTMLESLTAFKRAGADGILTYFAPKAAEILNNG, from the coding sequence ATGGCTGCCACGGGTTCGCTCGGAGATTATCCACATTATCGCCCTCGCCGAAATCGGCAGACCGAATGGTCGCGGCGGCTCGTGCGGGAAAACCATCTGACCGTTGACGATTTGATTTGGCCCATCTTCGTCCAACCAGGAAAAGCCACGCGAACGCCCATCGGCTCGCTGCCAGGCGTCGACCGCGTGACCATCGACCTGGCAGTGGAAGAAGCCCAGCGTGCGGCAGAACTGGGCATCCCCGTGATCGCCTTATTTCCTGCGACACCCAGCGAACTGAAGACACCGCAATGCCAGGAAGCGATCAACCCTGATAATCTCGTTTGCCAGACCGTTCGTGCGATTAAAGAACAAGCGCTGAACCTGGGCATCTTGTGCGATGTCGCGCTCGATCCCTATTCCAGCCACGGGCAAGATGGTCTCGTCAAAGATGGCTACGTCGTCAATGACGAAACGATTGAAATGCTGTGCCAGCAGTCGATTGTTCAGGCTCAAGCCGGCTGCGACATCATCGCACCGAGCGACATGATGGATGGACGGATCGGCGCAATTCGCAAAGCGCTCGATCACGACGGCTATCAACACGTCCAGATCATGTCGTATGCGGCCAAGTATGCTTCGGCATTCTATGGTCCCTTCCGCGATGCGGTAGGATCCTCAGGCAGCCTGGGTACCGGTGACAAAAAGACTTACCAGATGGACCCGGCCAATACCGACGAGGCTTTGCGGGAAGTTGCCCTCGACCTGAAAGAAGGAGCCGACATGATCATGGTCAAACCAGGGATGCCCTACCTGGACATTGTGCAGCGGGTAAAAGAAACGTTCCGCCAGCCCACGTATGTCTATCAGGTCTCTGGCGAGTACGCCATGCTGCACGCCGCCGCCGGTAATGGCTGGCTAGACCTCGACAAGACCATGCTAGAAAGCTTGACGGCCTTCAAGCGTGCCGGAGCCGACGGCATCTTAACTTACTTCGCCCCCAAAGCGGCTGAAATACTGAACAACGGTTAG
- the folE2 gene encoding GTP cyclohydrolase FolE2, giving the protein MSTDSPISSQSTSATPLAPEATRPLAMNTSPRLLPDVANDTAPQFQSPIDRVGMSGIEVAILVRGEDDVLMRTPAKVDAYVSLDDPATKGIHMSRLYLSLQNELHAEFSQKQIERILGRFLETHNEMSQSAYLQFSFEHMIQRASLLSDNTAWRSYPVQVEALKQGGTVKYRVHVRLTYSSACPCSAALSRQLLQQQFEEQFYGHNWLSASTVLSWLGSNNTLIAVPHSQRSHADITVDLDETRNDLPVDEIIQRIEGVLNTAVQAAVKRADEQEFARLNGENLMFCEDAARRMKSAIDPMPGVVDYRIQASHFESLHPHDAVAIVVKGISGGMVP; this is encoded by the coding sequence ATGTCTACCGACTCGCCTATCTCCTCGCAATCGACTTCGGCCACCCCACTGGCACCGGAAGCGACTCGACCACTAGCTATGAACACTTCTCCGAGATTACTACCTGATGTCGCGAACGATACCGCTCCGCAGTTTCAATCGCCGATCGATCGCGTAGGGATGTCTGGGATCGAGGTTGCCATCCTGGTTCGCGGGGAAGATGACGTCCTGATGCGGACACCAGCCAAGGTGGATGCCTATGTGAGTCTCGACGACCCGGCGACCAAGGGCATCCATATGTCGCGGCTCTACTTGAGCCTGCAAAACGAACTCCATGCAGAGTTTTCCCAAAAGCAAATCGAACGCATTCTGGGCCGTTTCCTGGAAACGCACAATGAGATGAGCCAGTCGGCTTATCTTCAGTTTTCCTTCGAGCACATGATTCAGCGGGCCTCGCTCCTTTCCGACAACACCGCCTGGCGAAGCTATCCCGTTCAAGTCGAGGCATTGAAGCAGGGAGGCACCGTAAAGTATCGCGTTCATGTGCGTCTGACCTACTCGAGTGCTTGTCCCTGCTCGGCCGCTTTGTCGCGACAACTGCTGCAGCAGCAGTTTGAAGAACAGTTCTATGGACACAACTGGCTTAGCGCGTCGACCGTGCTCAGTTGGCTGGGCTCGAACAATACGTTGATCGCAGTTCCTCATAGCCAGCGAAGCCATGCCGATATCACCGTCGACTTGGACGAAACACGCAACGACCTACCCGTCGATGAAATAATTCAACGCATTGAAGGCGTATTGAATACGGCTGTTCAGGCCGCAGTGAAGCGAGCTGACGAGCAAGAGTTTGCCCGTCTCAATGGCGAGAACCTCATGTTCTGCGAAGATGCCGCACGCCGGATGAAGTCGGCCATCGACCCGATGCCAGGCGTAGTCGATTACCGGATTCAAGCGAGTCACTTCGAGAGTCTTCACCCGCACGACGCAGTTGCCATTGTTGTCAAAGGCATCTCCGGGGGGATGGTTCCCTAG
- a CDS encoding DUF1559 domain-containing protein, producing MTHSWNARRGFTLVELLVVIAIIGVLIALLLPAVQQAREAARRIQCNNQLKQLGLAMHNYHDTFLKMPFNAARIGTAGSAPSFFVRLLPFVEQGAAFDQLDFSGFNDGTFIADNIATGDVLLNLRVDGLYCPSSPLPEVDSDIQLTGYVGISGTKQKWNPATSVLENINSNAQQYNGIVVASGDGSNAINMSAMTDGTSNTMMISECSNYFYDAARVKQNATVRTSYGSGGVEGGAWNGLGITTTNGSSTAAQNVTTINLLGNTSPYTGGINSPVQTSGSQPTNGFQAGACSIPLSSPHPGGVLTVMGDGSCQFISETVAGQVLVSLANRQDGQVIPEY from the coding sequence GTGACTCATTCTTGGAATGCCCGCCGGGGGTTTACCCTGGTGGAACTGCTTGTTGTGATCGCCATTATTGGCGTGCTGATTGCCCTGCTTTTGCCGGCAGTTCAGCAGGCTCGTGAAGCCGCTCGTCGAATTCAGTGCAACAACCAGCTGAAGCAACTCGGCTTGGCAATGCACAACTACCACGACACTTTCTTGAAGATGCCGTTCAACGCTGCTCGGATTGGTACCGCTGGATCGGCTCCTTCGTTCTTTGTTCGCTTGCTTCCGTTCGTTGAGCAGGGTGCGGCCTTCGATCAACTCGACTTCAGTGGTTTCAACGATGGGACGTTCATCGCTGACAATATTGCCACTGGGGATGTCCTGCTGAACTTACGTGTTGATGGCTTGTACTGCCCTTCGAGCCCGCTGCCTGAAGTGGATAGCGATATTCAACTCACCGGCTACGTTGGTATTTCCGGAACGAAACAGAAGTGGAATCCAGCAACTAGTGTCCTGGAAAACATCAACAGCAATGCTCAGCAATACAATGGTATTGTCGTTGCCAGTGGTGATGGCTCGAATGCGATTAACATGTCGGCCATGACCGATGGTACGAGCAACACCATGATGATCAGCGAATGCAGCAACTATTTTTACGATGCTGCCCGCGTGAAGCAGAATGCTACGGTCCGTACGAGCTACGGCAGTGGTGGTGTTGAAGGCGGTGCTTGGAATGGTTTAGGGATTACCACTACCAATGGTAGCTCGACCGCTGCTCAGAACGTGACTACGATCAACCTGCTGGGCAATACTTCGCCTTACACTGGCGGCATTAACTCGCCAGTTCAGACCAGCGGTTCGCAGCCGACCAACGGCTTCCAGGCTGGTGCCTGTTCGATTCCGCTGAGCTCGCCTCACCCGGGCGGTGTACTTACTGTGATGGGCGATGGTTCGTGCCAGTTCATCTCGGAAACGGTTGCCGGTCAAGTGCTCGTCAGCTTGGCTAACCGTCAAGATGGTCAGGTCATTCCTGAATATTAA
- a CDS encoding M48 family metalloprotease, with protein MARPRPYDQLGFAAKHVYPVLLLCLLPVISLTIFYAVQWRMNQSVGQLLTQRIAQDETIQPQHRAALLELVHAAPLSTILANTDPQWRPIQTRIHPETQQCFLSLRWGMYMSGACIALVFGAMGIIQLVALYAQRSPQAYLFGLNFGGLFIRLFFLAEFVLQVVLIIWLTFLFCMFFIEKAANIHGKAIVLIVLVMTLGTAAAAMFLAELFKNERQSKSIVGKETTPEESPGLWHLVTILSSRMQVPVPDHLVVGVTGSISATHAPLLLRSSCDNEPQNIKGRTIYVNLAVLRYLSSEQLTAAVAHELAHFRSDHTRHKLQIAEQTRQFQNFRDSLYQREYFRPIYCFSSMLWTGLQPAFAKHSQVLELGAAKASGEFTSPDIAAEAIVRADIYYDLHVQIENSYYTLDTPLERIEFRNTIDRLYPRSAQWYLLEYDETLEDHTHPYPSLSRRLAALDRTTEDSSLCRAMCHPLEDTAFRLVDNAADIERALWQTREIEFLEAHRQALVFRYLPETAQQWKLVEAYFPAGELILRDENTLSYDCEKMMFSQWEQPLYFHELYDMFLDRTPSNPTMTFYFRRNGKKKSTVLPISQILEHQDSLKHMISNYSDRLEAAVEYQKSKPLQGTSAMQMAEQSLFS; from the coding sequence ATGGCCCGTCCTCGTCCGTACGACCAACTGGGATTCGCAGCCAAACATGTCTACCCGGTTCTACTGCTCTGCCTACTGCCGGTAATCAGCCTGACCATCTTTTACGCGGTGCAGTGGAGGATGAACCAAAGCGTCGGCCAGTTGCTGACGCAGCGGATTGCACAAGACGAGACGATTCAGCCTCAACATCGAGCTGCACTACTAGAACTCGTTCACGCGGCACCTCTTTCGACGATCCTCGCTAATACGGATCCCCAGTGGCGACCGATCCAGACACGCATTCATCCAGAGACCCAACAATGCTTTCTATCTCTTCGCTGGGGAATGTATATGAGCGGGGCGTGTATCGCGCTCGTATTCGGGGCGATGGGGATCATTCAACTCGTCGCTCTTTACGCCCAAAGATCGCCGCAGGCATACCTGTTCGGCTTAAACTTTGGTGGCCTGTTCATACGTCTTTTCTTTCTGGCGGAATTCGTCCTGCAAGTAGTGCTGATCATTTGGCTAACCTTTCTGTTTTGTATGTTCTTTATAGAGAAGGCCGCCAACATTCACGGCAAAGCGATCGTCCTAATCGTGCTAGTCATGACCCTAGGGACAGCTGCAGCTGCGATGTTTCTCGCAGAATTATTCAAGAATGAACGGCAATCGAAATCGATCGTCGGCAAAGAGACCACGCCAGAAGAGTCCCCCGGCCTATGGCACCTGGTAACAATACTGAGCAGTCGAATGCAAGTTCCGGTACCAGATCATCTTGTGGTTGGAGTAACCGGATCCATTTCCGCTACTCATGCCCCGCTCCTTCTCCGCTCGTCCTGCGACAACGAGCCCCAAAACATCAAAGGCCGAACAATCTACGTGAACCTTGCCGTGCTGAGATATCTTTCGTCGGAACAACTGACGGCGGCGGTGGCTCATGAACTGGCCCACTTTCGAAGTGATCATACCCGCCATAAACTTCAAATCGCCGAACAGACCCGCCAATTCCAGAACTTCCGAGACAGCCTCTACCAACGCGAATACTTTCGGCCTATTTACTGCTTTTCCAGCATGCTATGGACCGGTTTGCAACCTGCATTTGCCAAACACTCTCAAGTCTTGGAGCTTGGCGCGGCCAAAGCATCTGGTGAATTCACTTCGCCCGACATTGCTGCTGAAGCAATTGTTCGTGCAGACATCTATTACGATTTACATGTCCAAATAGAGAACTCGTACTACACTCTGGACACTCCCTTAGAACGCATCGAATTTCGTAATACGATTGACCGCCTCTATCCGCGTTCCGCCCAGTGGTATTTGCTGGAATACGACGAGACGCTGGAAGATCATACGCATCCTTACCCCTCCCTTTCCCGTCGACTGGCGGCATTAGACCGAACCACGGAGGACAGTTCGCTCTGCCGTGCCATGTGTCACCCCCTTGAGGACACTGCGTTTCGATTGGTAGACAATGCGGCTGACATTGAGCGGGCACTATGGCAAACGCGTGAAATCGAATTCCTGGAAGCCCATCGCCAAGCCCTCGTGTTCCGCTATCTCCCGGAAACAGCCCAGCAGTGGAAGCTGGTGGAAGCTTACTTCCCGGCGGGCGAACTTATTCTTCGCGATGAAAACACGTTAAGTTACGATTGCGAAAAGATGATGTTTTCTCAGTGGGAGCAGCCACTTTACTTTCACGAGCTATACGACATGTTCCTTGACCGAACTCCCAGTAATCCTACGATGACCTTCTACTTCCGGAGAAACGGCAAGAAGAAGTCAACTGTTCTACCGATCAGTCAAATTCTCGAGCATCAAGACAGCTTGAAGCACATGATTTCCAATTACTCCGACCGCTTAGAGGCAGCCGTCGAATACCAAAAATCGAAGCCTCTCCAAGGCACCTCCGCGATGCAGATGGCAGAACAAAGCTTGTTTTCCTGA
- a CDS encoding EboA domain-containing protein, which yields MSYTPVQLLENWILRQASDAGQAWLGSQREAVTTGDLKSLYMAFGFAPRKIGKADLELTERDLGDAAEARPGWMPHSWTIDQAARVLLLISLPSEDDAAFQASLEKLFQTAEIREQVCLYQALQLLPHQELFDDRLSEGIRTNIKSIFESIAHDNPLPMELMSEHAWNQMILKALFIGVALDPIEGLDRRVNPELARMLIDFAHERRAAKRPIPVELWRVAAPFADEIALEDMKALYASGELLEKSAIALALVATASDEADVILKTNPDIAKRAESGELTWREIAQQAY from the coding sequence ATGTCCTACACGCCAGTTCAACTGTTAGAGAATTGGATTCTGCGTCAGGCCTCCGATGCTGGCCAAGCCTGGCTCGGCTCGCAGCGCGAAGCGGTCACCACCGGTGATCTCAAATCGCTGTACATGGCCTTTGGTTTCGCTCCGCGGAAGATTGGTAAGGCTGATCTCGAGCTAACCGAGCGAGACCTTGGCGACGCCGCCGAAGCTCGGCCAGGCTGGATGCCCCATTCGTGGACAATCGATCAAGCGGCTCGCGTTCTGCTGCTGATATCGCTTCCCTCCGAAGACGACGCGGCTTTTCAAGCGTCGCTGGAGAAACTCTTTCAAACGGCTGAAATCCGCGAACAGGTATGCCTTTACCAAGCCTTGCAGTTGCTCCCTCACCAAGAGCTGTTCGACGATCGCTTGTCCGAAGGCATCCGCACCAACATCAAATCGATCTTCGAGTCGATCGCCCATGACAACCCGCTGCCCATGGAACTGATGTCAGAGCATGCCTGGAATCAGATGATCCTCAAGGCACTGTTCATCGGCGTGGCCTTGGATCCTATCGAAGGGCTCGATCGTCGTGTGAACCCGGAACTGGCGCGGATGCTGATCGACTTCGCGCACGAGCGCCGCGCAGCCAAACGACCGATTCCCGTAGAGTTGTGGCGAGTCGCCGCCCCGTTTGCCGATGAAATAGCACTAGAAGACATGAAAGCACTGTACGCGTCAGGCGAGTTGCTCGAAAAGTCGGCCATAGCACTGGCCTTGGTCGCGACCGCATCTGATGAAGCCGATGTCATCCTGAAAACCAATCCAGATATTGCCAAGCGTGCTGAAAGTGGTGAACTCACCTGGCGCGAAATCGCCCAGCAAGCTTACTAG
- a CDS encoding LysE family translocator, whose protein sequence is MPPFESLPYFLLAMLAISMTPGPDMLGILSYGVGRGRRAGMGFAIGVGLGTLFHTLLAVAGISAVVATSPWAFRFIVYAGASYLIYLGTRALLTQGKGEGVSWDAQVPRQSFGEACLRGFLCNALNPKVGLFFLAFLPQFIDVGRPAWSQLLVLGVVFWLWVTLSYSLLGYYSGMVGGWLRDRPSTGQWVDRVTGGLFVGLGLHLIFTGQKS, encoded by the coding sequence ATGCCTCCTTTCGAATCGCTGCCTTACTTTCTGCTGGCCATGCTGGCGATCAGCATGACGCCGGGTCCTGATATGTTGGGGATCCTGAGTTACGGCGTCGGTCGCGGGCGACGAGCAGGTATGGGGTTTGCAATTGGCGTCGGTCTAGGGACGCTCTTCCATACGCTTCTGGCCGTGGCTGGGATCTCGGCAGTGGTGGCGACTTCGCCGTGGGCATTTCGGTTTATTGTGTACGCCGGGGCCTCGTATTTGATTTACTTAGGCACCCGCGCCCTGCTCACGCAAGGGAAAGGGGAGGGAGTTTCATGGGATGCACAGGTCCCGCGACAAAGCTTCGGCGAGGCTTGTTTGCGTGGCTTTTTGTGCAACGCCCTGAATCCAAAAGTGGGTCTTTTCTTTCTGGCGTTTCTACCTCAATTCATTGACGTGGGCCGGCCGGCATGGTCTCAATTGCTGGTGCTTGGGGTCGTGTTCTGGTTGTGGGTAACGCTCAGCTATTCACTTCTGGGGTACTATAGCGGCATGGTAGGCGGCTGGCTGCGAGATCGTCCATCGACTGGCCAGTGGGTCGATCGCGTGACCGGGGGGCTGTTTGTGGGGCTTGGCCTGCACTTGATCTTTACTGGGCAGAAGTCGTAG
- a CDS encoding M48 family metallopeptidase: MQQDVSSLGFVKTYVYPALALFLIPVACLIFYGYVQSTSDQEFLDLAIADIKGDAQLTPDEKAQSIEGAKSMPLSWLLVSNDPDVVAWRDGLPADYLYQQLSIIWAIRISWFCILAGIGAFMLTGFTVILSLRSQSMQYYSLLIGWHTLRTFCTLEVIAQALLVFSLSFWIPAFFFNIYILKLLFIIGIFGLCAVGAVIAAIFKKVDEDFIIEGESITREMAPALWEDLERLSQSMNTAPPDQVIAGIDDNFFVTQTPVQVKGHEDEEPRTITGRTLFVSLSLLKKLPHQEADAVLLHELAHFSGNDTLYTQKIAPLLARYGHFLQGLYEGGISLPVFYFAVMFRALYELSLGKLSRQREFRADRLASEKTSPESMAHALLRITAYSHYRNELEQEFFDAEQVHDEVNLAHRIDGGFQSFATTFVDNRDVGGLATAHPFDSHPPLEQRLEALGFRSSPDVMRNALIDDSHGPWFDKVDGAESLERAQWDHYEERFRQFHEEVLAYRYIPSNETEQELVVKFFPPVERTAAKDRAVQVDFEKIVYEDWDQPLYYREIEGITLETEWGTRLEIVVKRDGKNKTFKLPVSKKQNEQQELIGTIEQYYGRAATAIAYQESLRQADNPLPDEPLSNETFSIE, encoded by the coding sequence ATGCAACAAGACGTCTCTAGCCTTGGCTTCGTCAAAACATACGTCTACCCAGCACTCGCGCTATTTCTGATTCCTGTGGCGTGCCTGATTTTTTATGGATACGTCCAGTCCACCTCCGATCAAGAGTTCCTCGACTTGGCGATCGCCGATATCAAAGGCGACGCCCAACTGACACCTGATGAGAAGGCGCAGAGCATTGAAGGGGCTAAGAGCATGCCTCTGTCTTGGTTGCTGGTAAGCAATGATCCGGACGTGGTTGCCTGGCGCGACGGGCTACCGGCTGACTACCTCTACCAACAACTGTCGATTATTTGGGCGATTCGCATTTCCTGGTTCTGTATTCTGGCCGGCATAGGGGCTTTCATGCTGACCGGGTTCACGGTCATCCTTTCGCTTAGATCACAGTCAATGCAGTACTACAGCTTGCTGATCGGCTGGCACACACTACGGACCTTCTGCACGCTGGAAGTCATTGCCCAGGCCCTGCTGGTCTTTTCACTTTCCTTCTGGATTCCGGCCTTTTTCTTCAACATCTACATTCTCAAGCTGCTCTTTATCATCGGCATTTTTGGCCTTTGCGCTGTGGGTGCCGTGATTGCTGCGATCTTCAAAAAGGTGGACGAAGACTTCATCATCGAAGGAGAAAGCATTACGCGTGAGATGGCTCCCGCTTTGTGGGAAGACCTAGAGCGTTTGAGCCAATCGATGAACACGGCCCCGCCCGACCAGGTGATTGCCGGGATCGACGACAACTTCTTCGTCACACAGACGCCTGTTCAAGTGAAAGGGCATGAAGATGAAGAGCCACGAACCATTACCGGTCGAACGCTATTTGTCAGCCTTTCGTTGCTTAAAAAGCTGCCGCATCAGGAAGCGGACGCCGTGCTGCTGCACGAACTAGCCCACTTCAGCGGAAACGACACGCTGTATACGCAGAAGATTGCCCCGCTTTTAGCGCGCTATGGACATTTCCTGCAAGGGCTCTATGAAGGTGGAATCTCACTTCCCGTCTTCTATTTTGCTGTCATGTTCCGAGCCCTGTACGAACTCTCACTCGGCAAACTGAGCCGCCAACGCGAGTTCCGCGCCGATCGCCTCGCATCGGAAAAGACTTCTCCCGAGTCGATGGCCCATGCGCTGCTTCGCATCACGGCGTATTCGCACTACCGAAACGAACTGGAACAAGAATTCTTCGACGCCGAGCAAGTGCACGACGAAGTCAACTTGGCCCATCGAATCGACGGCGGCTTCCAAAGTTTCGCCACGACTTTCGTCGATAATCGCGATGTGGGAGGACTAGCGACCGCCCACCCCTTCGACTCTCACCCTCCGCTGGAACAACGCCTGGAAGCGCTGGGATTCCGATCGTCTCCCGATGTCATGCGTAACGCCCTGATCGACGATTCCCACGGCCCCTGGTTCGACAAAGTCGACGGGGCCGAGTCGCTTGAACGTGCCCAATGGGACCACTACGAGGAGCGTTTCCGCCAATTCCACGAAGAGGTACTCGCCTATCGCTATATTCCATCCAACGAGACCGAGCAGGAACTGGTCGTGAAATTCTTCCCTCCGGTCGAGCGAACCGCCGCCAAAGACCGCGCTGTTCAAGTCGATTTCGAGAAGATCGTCTACGAGGATTGGGACCAGCCCCTCTACTACCGCGAGATCGAAGGAATCACGCTAGAAACAGAATGGGGGACACGTCTCGAAATCGTTGTGAAACGTGACGGCAAAAATAAAACGTTCAAGCTGCCGGTCAGCAAGAAGCAAAACGAGCAACAGGAACTGATCGGCACAATCGAGCAGTACTATGGCCGCGCTGCCACAGCCATCGCCTACCAGGAAAGCTTGAGACAAGCCGACAATCCTCTGCCAGACGAACCCCTAAGTAACGAGACCTTTTCGATAGAATAA
- a CDS encoding SDR family oxidoreductase: MRKLENKTAIVTGGSRGIGANLCESLAAAGARVVVNYASSEDAAAEVVSRIEAAGGKAMAVQADVSKSADVTKLFDAAEEKFGKVDILVNNAGVVHYKTIQETTDEEFARVMQVNVTGVFHGMREASRRLVDGGKVISISSSAALMFLPTYGPYCASKGAIEQLSRSLAKELGPRGITSNIVSPGPTETEMFLGNNEQEKIDRMRNLAALGRLGKPDDMGPVIVFLASDESGWITGQVIPVNGGTA; the protein is encoded by the coding sequence ATGCGCAAGTTAGAAAACAAAACGGCAATCGTCACCGGTGGATCGCGTGGGATCGGAGCGAACCTCTGCGAGTCCCTGGCAGCGGCCGGAGCCAGGGTCGTCGTGAACTATGCCAGTAGCGAAGATGCGGCAGCCGAAGTGGTCTCCAGAATTGAAGCGGCTGGCGGCAAGGCCATGGCCGTTCAAGCGGATGTTTCTAAGTCTGCAGACGTGACGAAGCTGTTTGATGCTGCCGAAGAGAAGTTCGGCAAAGTCGATATCCTGGTGAACAACGCAGGCGTCGTGCATTACAAGACAATCCAGGAAACGACCGACGAAGAGTTTGCCCGGGTGATGCAGGTTAACGTCACAGGCGTCTTCCATGGCATGCGAGAAGCATCCCGGCGTCTGGTGGATGGGGGAAAGGTCATTTCCATCTCATCGTCTGCGGCACTCATGTTTCTGCCGACCTATGGCCCTTACTGTGCATCGAAAGGCGCGATCGAGCAGCTTTCGCGAAGCTTGGCCAAAGAATTAGGGCCCCGCGGGATTACCTCGAATATCGTTTCGCCAGGGCCAACGGAAACGGAGATGTTTCTAGGCAACAACGAGCAGGAAAAGATCGACCGCATGCGAAACCTGGCTGCCTTGGGACGACTTGGGAAGCCGGACGACATGGGGCCGGTCATCGTTTTCCTAGCCAGTGATGAAAGTGGATGGATCACCGGCCAGGTCATTCCGGTCAACGGTGGTACCGCTTAG